The following are from one region of the Mycolicibacterium helvum genome:
- the murJ gene encoding murein biosynthesis integral membrane protein MurJ, whose protein sequence is MKPPPERPAAYGRPGTATRAVRTELSDAAVVSRSWGMALATLVSRITGFIRIVLLAAILGAALSSAFTVANQLPNLIAALVLEATFTAIFVPVLARAERDDADGGEAFVRRLVTLATTLLLVATILSVAAAPLLVRLMLGHDPQVNQPLTTAFAYLLLPQVIFYGLSSVFMAILNNRNVFGPPAWAPVINNVVAIATLGLYLVVPGPLSIDPVQMGNAKLLVLGIGTTLGVVAQTLVLLLAIRVERISLRPLWGIDDRLKRFGAMAGAMVLYVLISQIGLVVGNQIASTAAASGPAIYAYAWLVLQLPFGIIGVTVLTVVMPRLSRNAAADNGPAVLADLSLATRLTMVTLIPIVAFMTVGGPAMGSALFAYGKFGEVDANYLGIAISLSAFTLIPYALVLLQLRVFYAREQPWTPILIIIVITIVKIATSLLAPHVTSDKEMVAGYLGLANGIGFLAGAILGYLLLHRALKPPRGKLLDLDVIRTILVTTAASLLAGLVAYVVDRLLGLQALTEHSGGAGSLLRLLVLGLIMLPILAGVMLAARVPDAVAAWGAVKRRITRTPPVIITPIAALDRPQVATPVTYPEHSNSSGTGHRPLRYETTADATGKGPEVNDQPSGMLPADSTGDATTQIPRQAADDFQPDVPDEVQVGTGAEPVPPKLPNADFPGDPTRESPAFDPPREPAVESTATADDDEAHLIPGASIAGGRYRLLVFHGGPPGLQFWQALDTALDRQVALTFVDPDRTMTDAQVQEILSRTLKLSRLERPGIARVLDVAQTQAGGLVVSEWIRGGSLKEVADTSPSPIGGARAVQSLAAAADTAHGAGVALSIDHPSRVRVSIEGDVALAFPATLPAATPEDDIRGIGATLYALLVDRWPLPENGVPSGLQPAEIDAAGEAREPRAIDGAIPFQISAAAARAVQAGGGIRSAPTLLNLLQQATALADRTELIEPVEPVEPVGPPSAQPVTGADAEAQARRRRNLLIGIGVGAAILVIALIVLASVLSSIFGDVGGGLKGDQLGLNPSTSQHQDSTPSGSTVKPVKVTVFSPGGGADNPDKADLALTVGTGSGWPTDTYTDPNPFPNFKNGVGLLLQLPQPTTVGSVSLTVPSTGTQVQIRSASSANPGSLDDTTVLTQPQALQPGANTIQVNAKDPTTYLVVWISTMGTTDGKNKTEISGLTVKAAS, encoded by the coding sequence ATGAAGCCGCCGCCCGAACGGCCGGCCGCCTACGGCCGGCCCGGCACCGCCACCCGCGCGGTGCGCACCGAGCTCTCCGACGCCGCGGTGGTGTCACGCTCCTGGGGAATGGCGCTGGCCACCCTCGTCAGCCGCATCACCGGGTTCATCCGCATCGTGCTGCTGGCCGCCATCCTCGGCGCGGCACTGTCCAGTGCGTTCACGGTGGCCAACCAGCTGCCGAACCTGATCGCGGCCCTGGTGCTGGAGGCCACGTTCACCGCGATCTTCGTGCCGGTACTGGCCCGGGCCGAACGCGACGACGCCGACGGCGGCGAAGCCTTCGTGCGCCGGCTGGTCACGCTGGCCACCACGTTGCTTCTGGTGGCCACCATCCTGTCCGTGGCCGCGGCCCCGCTGCTGGTGCGGCTGATGCTCGGTCACGACCCGCAGGTCAACCAGCCGCTGACCACAGCCTTCGCGTATCTGCTTCTGCCCCAAGTGATCTTCTACGGACTGTCGTCGGTGTTCATGGCAATCCTGAACAACCGCAACGTGTTCGGGCCGCCAGCGTGGGCACCGGTGATCAACAACGTCGTGGCGATCGCCACCCTGGGCCTGTATCTCGTTGTTCCAGGCCCCCTCTCGATTGATCCGGTCCAGATGGGGAACGCCAAGCTGCTGGTGCTCGGGATCGGAACAACGCTGGGCGTGGTGGCCCAGACCTTGGTTCTGCTGCTCGCGATCCGCGTCGAGCGGATCAGCTTGCGTCCGCTGTGGGGAATCGACGATCGGCTCAAGCGGTTCGGCGCGATGGCCGGCGCGATGGTGCTCTACGTGCTGATCAGTCAGATCGGCCTGGTGGTCGGCAACCAGATCGCCAGCACCGCCGCCGCTTCGGGTCCGGCAATCTACGCCTACGCCTGGCTGGTGCTGCAGTTGCCGTTCGGCATCATCGGCGTCACCGTGCTGACCGTGGTGATGCCGCGGCTCAGCCGCAACGCCGCCGCCGACAACGGACCCGCCGTGCTGGCCGACCTGTCACTGGCCACCCGGCTGACGATGGTGACGCTGATCCCGATCGTGGCGTTCATGACCGTTGGCGGCCCGGCGATGGGCAGCGCGCTGTTCGCCTACGGCAAGTTCGGCGAGGTCGACGCGAACTACCTCGGCATCGCCATCAGCCTGTCGGCGTTCACGCTGATCCCCTACGCGCTGGTGTTGTTGCAGCTGCGGGTGTTCTATGCCCGCGAACAGCCATGGACGCCGATCTTGATCATCATCGTGATCACCATCGTCAAGATCGCGACATCGCTGCTAGCGCCGCACGTGACCAGTGACAAGGAAATGGTCGCCGGCTACCTGGGCCTTGCCAACGGGATCGGATTCCTGGCCGGGGCCATCCTCGGTTACCTACTGCTGCACCGGGCGCTGAAGCCGCCGCGCGGCAAGCTCCTTGACCTCGACGTCATCCGGACCATCCTGGTCACCACGGCCGCGTCGCTGCTGGCGGGTCTGGTCGCCTACGTTGTCGACCGGCTGCTGGGCCTGCAGGCCCTGACCGAGCACTCCGGCGGCGCCGGTTCGCTGCTGCGGCTGCTGGTGCTCGGCCTGATCATGCTGCCGATCCTGGCCGGGGTGATGCTGGCAGCACGGGTGCCCGATGCCGTCGCCGCCTGGGGGGCGGTGAAGCGTCGCATCACCCGGACCCCGCCGGTGATCATCACTCCCATCGCTGCACTCGACCGGCCGCAGGTCGCGACCCCGGTCACGTACCCTGAGCACAGCAATTCGTCCGGAACCGGGCACCGGCCACTCCGGTACGAGACAACGGCGGACGCAACGGGGAAAGGACCGGAGGTGAACGACCAACCCTCGGGCATGCTTCCGGCCGATTCGACCGGCGACGCGACCACGCAGATCCCGCGCCAGGCCGCCGACGACTTCCAGCCCGACGTGCCCGATGAGGTTCAGGTCGGCACGGGGGCGGAGCCGGTGCCACCGAAACTTCCCAACGCGGACTTCCCCGGCGATCCCACCCGCGAGTCACCGGCGTTCGATCCCCCGCGCGAACCGGCCGTGGAGTCCACCGCGACCGCTGACGATGACGAGGCTCACCTCATCCCCGGTGCGAGCATCGCCGGCGGGCGCTACCGGCTGCTCGTGTTCCACGGCGGCCCACCAGGATTGCAGTTCTGGCAGGCGCTGGACACCGCGCTTGACCGCCAGGTTGCTCTGACGTTCGTCGACCCTGACCGCACCATGACCGACGCGCAGGTGCAGGAAATTCTTTCCCGCACACTCAAACTCAGCCGCCTCGAGCGGCCGGGGATCGCCCGGGTACTCGATGTCGCCCAGACCCAGGCCGGCGGTCTGGTGGTCTCGGAGTGGATTCGCGGCGGGTCGCTGAAGGAAGTGGCCGATACCTCGCCCTCCCCCATCGGCGGGGCGCGGGCGGTTCAGTCGCTGGCCGCCGCGGCTGATACCGCCCATGGAGCGGGCGTCGCGCTGTCCATCGACCACCCCAGCCGGGTGCGAGTCAGCATCGAAGGCGATGTCGCGCTGGCGTTTCCCGCGACGCTGCCGGCAGCGACCCCCGAGGACGATATCCGCGGGATCGGTGCCACCCTGTATGCCCTGCTGGTCGATCGCTGGCCACTGCCGGAGAATGGTGTGCCCAGCGGTCTGCAACCCGCCGAGATCGACGCCGCCGGTGAGGCACGGGAACCCCGCGCTATCGACGGCGCCATCCCGTTCCAGATCTCGGCGGCGGCTGCTCGCGCGGTTCAGGCCGGTGGCGGTATCCGTTCGGCTCCAACACTTTTGAATCTGTTGCAGCAGGCCACCGCGCTTGCCGACCGGACCGAACTAATCGAGCCGGTCGAGCCGGTCGAGCCGGTCGGCCCGCCGTCCGCGCAGCCCGTGACCGGAGCAGATGCCGAGGCGCAGGCGCGCAGGCGGCGCAACCTGCTGATCGGGATCGGGGTCGGCGCCGCCATTCTGGTGATCGCCCTGATCGTGCTGGCCTCGGTGCTGTCCAGCATCTTCGGCGATGTGGGCGGTGGCCTCAAAGGTGATCAGCTCGGCCTGAACCCGTCGACCTCGCAGCACCAAGACAGCACACCCAGCGGCAGCACCGTCAAACCCGTTAAGGTGACGGTCTTTTCACCGGGCGGCGGCGCGGACAATCCGGACAAGGCCGACCTCGCCCTGACCGTGGGCACCGGTAGCGGCTGGCCGACCGACACCTACACCGATCCGAATCCGTTCCCCAACTTCAAGAACGGCGTCGGTCTGCTGTTGCAGCTGCCGCAGCCGACCACTGTCGGCAGTGTGTCGCTGACGGTTCCCAGCACCGGCACCCAGGTCCAAATCCGGTCGGCGTCTTCGGCCAACCCCGGCTCCCTTGACGACACCACCGTGCTGACCCAACCCCAGGCATTGCAGCCAGGCGCCAACACGATTCAGGTCAACGCCAAGGATCCGACGACGTACTTGGTGGTGTGGATATCCACGATGGGCACCACCGATGGCAAGAACAAGACCGAGATCTCCGGGCTGACGGTCAAGGCAGCGTCGTAG
- a CDS encoding DUF6049 family protein, producing MTMPRRVGGLPRILVILGVLALLAMPTTAPAAAGEPGSAPFLQVRVDSVTPDLITTTSEPTVTVTGTVTNVGDRPVRDVVARLEHAGAVTSSAGLRTSLDGANDQFQPVGEFTTVAAEMQRGQAVGFTFSYPMRSLTAPSLGIDRPGVYPLLVNINGTPDYGDAARLDDARFLLPVLGVPPESADPASDTVADVVPPDTTKPVAVTMLWPLADKPRLAPGVPGGTTPVRLMNDDLAVSLAAGGRLDTLLAAVEFATSPAVDPGGATARALCLAVDPDLLVTVNAMTAGYVVADAPDGLGAAAHPGTGQAAAVAWLDKLRGLAKRMCVAATPYAQADLDALQRVGDAGLNSAATGAAGDIIDQILGVTSVRGATILGDGPLTQPAVDLLSGQGSTVAIAAADCTAQDSATGEPTIADVTPRRLTPQVVMAPFDPAVGAALAAVGNDPDLPTYLDSSLNVPLNHDSTVARRQDAVASMLWRALQPGAEPRDQILLPPLKWSPQPSDAQSMLTALATTIHSGLAVPRPLDAVISESTAVATAGPGPNLPADGRGRFDDDVVSTIAGQVGRLWGLTAALTTDPRTGLTGPQYTAPLREDMLRALSQTEPPDERNDLARHRLAAVGATIGDLFGAVTIVNPGGSYTLATEHSPLPLAVRNDLAVPIRVRLQVDAPPGMTVTDLGEQEVPPGYLPLRVPIEVHFTQRVAVDVTLRTPDGLQLGEPVRLSVHSNAYGKVLFAITLIGGTVLALLVGRRLYHRFRGQPDPADLDRPRRASAEGRR from the coding sequence GTGACCATGCCGAGGCGGGTCGGCGGTCTGCCCCGGATCTTGGTGATCCTCGGTGTACTTGCCTTGCTCGCAATGCCAACAACCGCGCCGGCCGCCGCCGGCGAACCCGGATCGGCGCCGTTCCTCCAAGTTCGGGTGGACAGCGTCACGCCGGATCTGATCACCACGACCAGCGAGCCCACCGTCACCGTCACCGGCACCGTCACCAACGTCGGGGACCGACCCGTGCGCGACGTCGTCGCTCGCCTCGAACACGCCGGCGCGGTGACCTCATCGGCAGGGCTGCGCACCAGCCTCGACGGCGCCAACGACCAGTTCCAGCCCGTCGGCGAGTTCACCACGGTGGCAGCCGAAATGCAGCGCGGTCAGGCCGTCGGCTTCACCTTCAGTTATCCGATGCGCTCACTCACCGCGCCGTCGCTGGGCATCGACCGGCCCGGCGTATACCCGCTGCTGGTGAACATCAATGGCACACCGGACTACGGCGACGCCGCCCGGCTCGACGACGCCCGATTCCTGCTGCCGGTACTCGGTGTTCCTCCCGAATCGGCCGACCCGGCATCGGACACCGTTGCCGACGTCGTGCCTCCCGACACCACCAAGCCCGTCGCGGTGACAATGCTGTGGCCACTGGCCGACAAGCCACGCCTGGCACCCGGGGTTCCCGGCGGCACCACACCGGTCCGGCTGATGAACGATGACCTCGCGGTGTCGCTGGCCGCCGGCGGCCGGCTGGACACCCTGCTGGCGGCGGTCGAGTTCGCCACCAGCCCGGCCGTTGATCCCGGGGGAGCAACCGCCCGCGCACTGTGCCTGGCCGTCGACCCCGACCTATTGGTGACCGTCAACGCGATGACCGCCGGCTACGTCGTCGCCGACGCGCCCGACGGACTGGGCGCCGCTGCCCACCCAGGCACCGGCCAGGCCGCCGCGGTGGCCTGGCTGGACAAGCTGCGTGGACTGGCCAAACGGATGTGCGTCGCCGCCACCCCGTACGCGCAGGCCGATCTCGACGCACTACAGCGGGTCGGGGACGCCGGGCTCAACTCGGCGGCAACCGGTGCCGCCGGCGACATCATCGATCAGATCCTCGGCGTCACATCCGTTCGCGGCGCCACGATCCTGGGCGACGGTCCACTGACCCAGCCCGCCGTCGACCTGCTGAGCGGGCAAGGTTCGACGGTGGCGATCGCGGCCGCGGACTGCACCGCCCAGGACTCCGCGACCGGGGAGCCGACGATCGCCGACGTGACCCCCCGCCGGTTGACGCCGCAGGTCGTCATGGCGCCGTTCGACCCGGCCGTCGGGGCGGCGCTGGCCGCCGTCGGCAACGACCCCGACTTGCCGACCTACCTGGATTCGTCGCTGAACGTTCCGCTCAACCACGACTCCACCGTCGCCCGCCGTCAGGACGCCGTCGCGTCGATGCTGTGGCGGGCGTTGCAGCCCGGAGCCGAACCGCGCGACCAGATCCTGCTGCCGCCGTTGAAGTGGAGTCCACAACCCAGCGATGCGCAGTCAATGCTGACTGCGCTGGCCACCACGATCCATTCGGGCCTGGCCGTCCCCCGCCCACTGGATGCGGTGATCAGCGAGTCGACGGCGGTCGCCACCGCCGGTCCCGGCCCCAATCTGCCTGCTGACGGCCGGGGCCGGTTCGACGACGACGTCGTCTCGACCATCGCCGGCCAGGTCGGGCGGCTGTGGGGTCTGACCGCGGCGCTGACCACCGACCCCCGCACCGGCCTGACCGGACCGCAGTACACCGCGCCGCTGCGCGAGGACATGCTGCGCGCCCTGAGCCAGACCGAACCGCCCGATGAGCGCAACGACCTGGCCCGGCACCGGCTGGCGGCGGTCGGCGCCACGATCGGCGACCTGTTCGGCGCGGTGACGATCGTCAACCCGGGCGGCTCCTACACGCTGGCCACAGAGCACAGCCCGCTGCCGCTGGCGGTGCGCAACGACCTGGCCGTGCCGATCCGGGTGCGCCTGCAGGTCGACGCCCCACCAGGAATGACGGTCACCGACCTCGGCGAGCAGGAGGTGCCGCCGGGCTATCTGCCGCTGCGGGTTCCCATCGAGGTGCACTTCACCCAGCGGGTCGCCGTCGACGTGACGCTGCGCACGCCCGACGGACTGCAACTCGGTGAGCCGGTGCGCCTGTCGGTGCATTCCAATGCCTACGGCAAGGTGCTCTTCGCGATCACGCTGATCGGTGGCACCGTGCTGGCGCTGCTCGTCGGGCGCCGGCTCTACCACCGCTTCCGCGGCCAGCCCGACCCCGCCGACCTCGACCGGCCACGACGGGCCAGCGCCGAAGGCCGCCGATGA
- a CDS encoding NUDIX hydrolase produces MSDGEQAKPRRRRGRRRGRRAAGPANPTAADAATTETSDATVASPTPSSGNGQPRPGKPGRPRSSRRAPARLRTVHETSAGGLVIDGIEGPPETQVAALIGRVDRRGRMLWSLPKGHIEQGETAEETAIREVAEETGIRGQVLAALGSIDYWFVTEGRRVHKTVHHYLMQFSGGELCDEDVEVTEVAWVPVGELPKRLAYADERRLAEVAGELIQLLQSDGVAALPPLPRTTPRRRPQTHSHTRNRRSDDAGPRQSGPRTNGCGPGT; encoded by the coding sequence GTGTCGGACGGCGAACAGGCCAAACCACGACGGCGCCGGGGTCGGCGCCGCGGCCGTCGCGCGGCAGGTCCGGCAAATCCCACCGCAGCAGACGCCGCCACCACGGAAACCTCCGACGCCACCGTCGCCTCCCCCACCCCCAGCAGCGGCAATGGCCAGCCTCGACCGGGCAAACCCGGCCGGCCCCGCTCCTCGCGTCGCGCCCCGGCCCGGCTGCGCACCGTGCATGAGACCTCGGCGGGCGGATTGGTCATCGACGGCATCGAGGGCCCGCCCGAAACTCAGGTGGCCGCACTGATCGGCCGGGTGGACCGGCGCGGGCGGATGCTGTGGTCACTACCCAAGGGCCACATCGAACAAGGCGAGACCGCAGAAGAAACCGCCATCCGCGAGGTCGCCGAGGAAACCGGTATCCGCGGACAAGTCCTGGCCGCGCTCGGCAGCATCGACTACTGGTTCGTCACCGAAGGCCGCCGCGTGCACAAGACCGTTCACCACTACCTCATGCAGTTCTCCGGCGGTGAACTGTGCGACGAAGACGTCGAAGTCACCGAGGTGGCCTGGGTGCCGGTCGGGGAACTGCCCAAGCGGCTGGCCTACGCCGATGAGCGCCGGCTCGCCGAAGTTGCCGGGGAACTGATCCAACTGCTGCAGTCCGACGGCGTCGCCGCGCTGCCCCCACTGCCGCGCACCACCCCGCGGCGGCGCCCCCAAACGCATTCACACACCCGCAACCGTCGCTCCGACGATGCCGGGCCACGGCAATCCGGCCCGCGGACGAACGGGTGCGGACCGGGAACGTGA
- a CDS encoding CCA tRNA nucleotidyltransferase has product MSEATHDVELLARAFVALNQRGAVLREIGGRFAAAGHELYLVGGSVRDAFLGRLTDKLDLDFTTDARPEVVQKIVRPWADALWDTGIDFGTVGVGKGDDRLEITTFRADSYDQVSRNPQVKYGDRLEDDLVRRDFTVNAMAVRITADGPGDFIDPLGGLTALRERILDTPAAPEVSFGDDPLRMLRAARFVSQLQFAVSDRVRGAIVEMAPQLGRITVERVAVELDKLLLGADPVAGLDLMVQTGMGDVVLPEIGGMQMAIDEHHQHKDVYQHSLTVLRQAMELEEGEQPDLVLRWAALLHDIGKPATRRHETDGGVSFHHHEVVGAKMVRKRMRALKYSKQMVDDVSQLVYLHLRFHGYGDGKWTDSAVRRYVADAGPLLPKLHKLVRADCTTRNKRRAARLQANYDQLETRIAELTAKEDLARVRPDLDGNEIMRLLGIPAGPQVGQAWNFLKELRLDRGPLDHDDAVAELLAWWNERNATDDSGV; this is encoded by the coding sequence GTGTCCGAAGCCACCCACGACGTCGAGCTGCTTGCCCGGGCCTTCGTCGCGCTCAATCAGCGCGGCGCAGTGCTACGCGAAATCGGTGGCCGGTTCGCCGCGGCGGGCCACGAGCTCTATCTGGTCGGGGGCAGTGTCCGAGACGCCTTTCTGGGCCGGCTGACGGACAAGCTCGACCTCGACTTCACCACCGACGCCCGGCCTGAGGTCGTTCAAAAGATCGTGCGCCCGTGGGCCGACGCACTCTGGGATACCGGCATCGATTTCGGCACGGTCGGCGTGGGCAAGGGCGACGACCGGCTCGAGATCACCACCTTCCGCGCCGACAGCTATGACCAGGTGTCACGTAACCCCCAGGTCAAATACGGCGACCGGCTCGAGGACGATCTGGTGCGCCGCGATTTCACCGTCAACGCGATGGCCGTGCGTATCACCGCCGACGGTCCCGGCGACTTCATTGACCCGCTCGGCGGTCTCACGGCGTTGCGGGAACGCATCCTCGATACCCCAGCGGCACCCGAGGTGTCCTTCGGTGACGATCCGCTGCGGATGCTGCGCGCGGCGCGCTTTGTTTCGCAGCTGCAGTTCGCGGTGTCCGACCGGGTGCGCGGCGCGATCGTGGAGATGGCGCCGCAGCTGGGGCGGATCACGGTCGAACGGGTGGCCGTCGAGCTGGACAAGCTGCTGCTGGGTGCCGACCCGGTCGCCGGCCTCGACCTGATGGTGCAGACCGGCATGGGTGATGTGGTGTTGCCCGAGATCGGCGGTATGCAGATGGCCATCGACGAACACCATCAGCACAAGGACGTCTATCAGCATTCGTTGACGGTGTTGCGCCAGGCCATGGAGCTCGAAGAAGGGGAACAGCCGGACTTGGTCTTGCGGTGGGCGGCGCTCCTGCATGACATCGGTAAGCCGGCCACTCGCCGGCACGAGACCGACGGCGGGGTGAGCTTCCATCATCACGAGGTGGTCGGCGCCAAGATGGTCCGCAAGCGGATGCGGGCACTGAAGTACTCCAAGCAGATGGTCGACGATGTCTCGCAGTTGGTGTATCTGCATCTGCGATTCCACGGATACGGCGACGGCAAGTGGACCGACTCGGCGGTGCGACGCTACGTCGCTGACGCGGGGCCACTACTGCCCAAGTTGCACAAGCTGGTTCGCGCCGACTGCACCACCCGCAACAAGCGGCGGGCGGCCCGGCTGCAGGCCAACTACGACCAACTCGAGACGCGGATCGCCGAGCTGACCGCCAAGGAGGACCTGGCGCGGGTGCGCCCGGATCTGGATGGCAACGAGATCATGCGCCTGCTCGGTATCCCGGCCGGCCCGCAGGTCGGACAGGCCTGGAACTTCCTCAAGGAGCTGCGTCTGGATCGCGGACCGCTCGATCACGACGACGCCGTCGCCGAATTGCTGGCTTGGTGGAATGAACGGAACGCGACGGACGATTCCGGCGTCTGA
- a CDS encoding pullulanase, whose amino-acid sequence MDYCLGSGDGTATMFSGHPAIDIDGDGELDAVRLDIDGDGVFDDALADFDDDGLADHAALDRDNDGTAESLYTDDGSGTWALTPAGTGGPLRWFGLDGIEHTSSGAADFDGDGRLDRLLDVDRDGLADRALTGGPDGGFDTGYVDTDGDGRWDLTLVDSDGDGAADDASPV is encoded by the coding sequence ATGGATTACTGCCTGGGATCCGGCGATGGAACGGCAACGATGTTCAGCGGCCACCCGGCCATCGATATCGATGGTGACGGTGAACTCGACGCGGTGCGTCTCGATATCGATGGCGACGGCGTTTTCGACGACGCGCTTGCCGACTTCGACGACGATGGCCTGGCCGACCACGCCGCGCTCGACCGGGACAACGACGGCACAGCAGAAAGCCTCTATACCGACGACGGATCCGGCACCTGGGCGCTGACGCCGGCGGGGACGGGTGGGCCGTTGCGCTGGTTCGGTCTGGATGGAATCGAGCACACGTCAAGTGGCGCAGCCGATTTCGATGGTGATGGTCGACTCGACCGACTACTGGATGTCGATCGAGACGGATTGGCCGACCGGGCATTGACAGGCGGGCCCGACGGCGGTTTCGACACCGGCTACGTCGACACCGACGGGGACGGTCGCTGGGATCTCACGCTGGTGGACAGCGACGGCGACGGCGCCGCGGACGACGCCAGCCCGGTGTAG